The following are encoded in a window of Actinomyces oris genomic DNA:
- a CDS encoding NAD(P)/FAD-dependent oxidoreductase, whose translation MSRRTTIALSTAGLLAAGAALALAVRPARHDVPDVAAGTGSRRPPRVVIAGGGYVGFCVARALRAQLNLDQVEIAIIDSRAYMTYQPFLPEVAAGSIQPRHVVAPHRRNLDGVTIITGAVTAIDHAGRTVTVRPPTPQSTHEPVEPYTLTYDHLVIALGAEARTLPIPGLAEQAMGFKQVEEATALRNRVLTRIEDAASTWDTERRRRLLTFVFVGGGFAGVEAIAELEDMARATVRTIPSIEQRDVRFVLVEGSRRILPELTEELSGYGLQQLLERGIDVRLNTFLNSCVDGHVVLSDGTEFDADTIVWTAGVKAAPVLQTASDLPIDARGRVTALPTLQVARDGAPVEGAWAAGDCAAVPDLTSEDPEATCAPTAQHAVRQAKLLADNLVAVLAAGDENGVPLKSYAHANLGTVASLGIGKGVARIMGRDLRGFTAWTAHRGYHVYAMPTLNRKVRIMMDWLAAVVFRRDLASFGSIAEPGAAFATAARHDADLAARRKAADSGS comes from the coding sequence ATGAGTCGTCGCACCACCATTGCCCTGTCGACCGCCGGCCTCCTGGCCGCCGGAGCCGCCCTCGCACTGGCCGTACGTCCGGCCCGCCATGACGTCCCCGACGTCGCCGCCGGCACGGGCAGCCGCCGTCCGCCCCGCGTCGTCATCGCCGGTGGCGGCTACGTCGGCTTCTGCGTCGCCCGGGCCCTGCGCGCCCAGCTCAACCTCGACCAGGTCGAGATCGCCATCATCGACTCGCGCGCCTACATGACCTACCAGCCCTTCCTGCCGGAGGTCGCGGCCGGCTCCATCCAGCCACGCCACGTCGTCGCGCCCCACCGCCGTAACCTCGACGGCGTCACCATCATCACCGGCGCCGTCACCGCCATCGACCACGCGGGCCGCACCGTCACCGTGCGTCCCCCGACCCCCCAGTCCACGCACGAGCCGGTCGAGCCCTACACCCTGACCTACGACCACCTCGTCATCGCCCTGGGCGCCGAGGCCCGCACCCTGCCGATTCCCGGCCTGGCGGAGCAGGCCATGGGCTTCAAGCAGGTCGAGGAGGCCACCGCCCTGCGCAACCGGGTCCTCACCCGCATCGAGGACGCCGCCTCCACCTGGGACACCGAGCGCCGCAGGCGCCTGCTCACCTTCGTCTTCGTCGGAGGAGGCTTCGCGGGCGTCGAGGCCATCGCCGAGCTGGAGGACATGGCACGCGCGACCGTGCGCACCATCCCTTCCATCGAGCAGCGCGACGTCCGCTTCGTCCTCGTCGAGGGCTCGCGCCGCATCCTGCCCGAGCTCACCGAGGAGCTCTCCGGCTACGGGCTGCAGCAGCTGCTTGAGCGCGGCATCGACGTGCGGCTCAACACCTTCCTCAACTCCTGCGTCGACGGCCACGTCGTCCTGTCCGACGGCACCGAGTTCGACGCCGACACCATCGTGTGGACCGCCGGCGTCAAGGCCGCCCCGGTGCTGCAGACCGCCTCCGACCTGCCCATCGACGCCCGCGGCCGGGTCACCGCGCTGCCCACCCTTCAGGTGGCGCGCGACGGCGCGCCGGTCGAGGGAGCCTGGGCCGCCGGCGACTGCGCCGCCGTCCCGGACCTGACCTCCGAGGACCCCGAGGCCACCTGCGCCCCCACCGCCCAGCACGCGGTGCGTCAGGCCAAGCTGCTGGCCGACAACCTCGTGGCCGTCCTCGCCGCCGGGGACGAGAACGGTGTGCCTCTGAAGTCCTACGCGCACGCGAACCTGGGCACCGTGGCCTCCCTGGGCATCGGCAAGGGCGTCGCCCGCATCATGGGCCGGGACCTGCGCGGCTTCACCGCCTGGACCGCTCACCGCGGCTATCACGTCTACGCGATGCCGACCCTCAACCGGAAGGTGCGCATCATGATGGACTGGCTGGCCGCCGTCGTCTTCCGTCGCGACCTGGCCTCCTTCGGCTCCATCGCCGAGCCCGGCGCGGCCTTCGCCACGGCGGCCCGTCACGACGCCGACCTCGCCGCCCGCCGCAAGGCCGCCGACAGCGGGTCCTGA
- the pgsA gene encoding CDP-diacylglycerol--glycerol-3-phosphate 3-phosphatidyltransferase, which translates to MNAPTAPDGAAPSEQAPLLNIANVLTVLRLLLVPVFIWLALLPGDRARLAAVVVFVVAAFTDRLDGQLARSWGLVTSFGKIADPIADKALTLSAFVLLSVNQRLWWWVTILIVVRELGITVMRFFMLRRAVMAASRGGKIKTTLQMVGLVGLLTPWSMLLLPAGPAAFLTKTAYVIVAAALIVTVVTGLDYVREAMRLSRQSGRSGQ; encoded by the coding sequence ATGAACGCCCCGACCGCCCCGGATGGCGCCGCGCCGTCAGAGCAGGCGCCGCTACTCAACATCGCCAACGTCCTGACGGTGCTGCGCCTGCTGCTCGTGCCCGTCTTCATCTGGCTCGCCCTGCTGCCCGGGGACCGGGCCAGGCTCGCCGCAGTCGTGGTCTTCGTCGTGGCGGCCTTCACGGACCGCCTTGACGGCCAGCTGGCGCGCTCGTGGGGGCTGGTGACCTCCTTCGGCAAGATCGCCGACCCGATCGCGGACAAGGCGCTGACCCTGTCCGCCTTCGTTCTGCTGAGCGTCAACCAACGACTGTGGTGGTGGGTCACCATCCTCATCGTCGTGCGCGAGCTCGGCATCACGGTTATGCGCTTCTTCATGCTGCGCCGTGCCGTCATGGCGGCCTCGCGCGGCGGCAAGATCAAGACGACGCTGCAGATGGTGGGGCTGGTCGGGCTGCTCACGCCGTGGTCCATGCTCCTGCTTCCCGCGGGCCCGGCCGCGTTCCTGACTAAGACGGCCTACGTCATTGTGGCTGCGGCACTCATCGTCACGGTGGTCACTGGCCTGGACTATGTTCGCGAGGCGATGCGGCTGAGCCGTCAGAGCGGACGGAGCGGCCAGTGA
- a CDS encoding formate--tetrahydrofolate ligase yields the protein MTQVIAATGGSDAPIDLHALAASAGIAAEYVIPYGRDVAKIDLRALESSQHVSGGGASSPHYVVVTAITPTPFGEGKTTTAIGLAQGLTRLGQQTVLTLRQSAMGPTFGIKGGAGGSGGARILPAERMNLHLTGDFHAITAAHNLLSAMIDNHLHHGNELDIDERTITWPRVLDVNDRALRHIVTGLGAKIDGVTRQASFDITPASELMVIMSLATDLSDLRRRLGRIVIGRSRGGEWISAEDLKAAGAMCAVLRDALEPNLLRTGEGTPVLVHTGPFGNIATGCSSVIADRVAAAGARDGGYILTEAGFGSDMGLERFIDLKCAVSGMHPSVAVVVVTIRALKAHSGRHRLVSGKDLPEEMLQENVDDVRDGAANLLKHLQIVRGFGITPVVAVNAFPTDHNAEIEEVTRIAGDAGARVAVCHPVTRGGEGCLDLAGAVVEACQEAGEPASSRPAYEPQDDLRTKISKLADLYGADGVDYTPAASRLLEAYEQAGFGHLPVIVAKTPLSLSAEPGRKGVPTGWRLPVREVRLAAGAGYVYAICGSLSTMPGLPSRPAAERIDVDLDTGQIVGLR from the coding sequence ATGACCCAGGTGATTGCGGCCACTGGCGGCTCCGACGCTCCGATCGACCTCCACGCGTTGGCGGCCTCAGCGGGAATAGCCGCCGAGTACGTCATTCCCTATGGCCGCGATGTGGCCAAGATCGACCTGCGGGCGCTGGAATCCAGCCAGCACGTGAGCGGCGGTGGGGCGAGTAGCCCTCACTACGTCGTCGTCACTGCGATCACGCCGACGCCTTTCGGGGAGGGCAAGACCACCACGGCCATCGGACTGGCCCAGGGGCTCACCCGCCTGGGCCAGCAGACAGTCCTGACTCTGCGCCAGTCGGCCATGGGCCCCACCTTCGGCATCAAGGGCGGAGCCGGAGGATCCGGAGGCGCCCGCATCCTGCCGGCCGAGCGGATGAACCTGCACCTGACCGGCGACTTCCATGCCATCACCGCTGCCCACAACCTCCTGTCGGCGATGATCGACAACCACCTGCACCACGGCAATGAGCTCGACATTGACGAGCGCACCATCACCTGGCCCCGGGTGCTGGACGTCAACGACCGCGCCCTGCGCCATATCGTCACCGGCCTGGGGGCCAAGATCGATGGAGTCACCCGGCAGGCCTCCTTCGACATCACCCCGGCCAGCGAGCTCATGGTCATCATGTCGCTGGCCACGGACCTGTCCGACCTGCGCAGGCGCCTGGGGCGCATCGTCATCGGCCGAAGCCGTGGTGGGGAGTGGATCAGCGCCGAGGATCTCAAGGCGGCCGGAGCCATGTGCGCCGTCCTGCGCGATGCGCTTGAGCCCAATCTCCTGCGCACCGGCGAGGGCACCCCCGTCCTGGTCCATACCGGTCCCTTCGGCAACATTGCCACCGGATGCTCCTCGGTCATCGCCGACCGCGTCGCTGCGGCAGGAGCCCGCGACGGCGGCTACATCCTCACCGAGGCCGGCTTCGGATCCGACATGGGCCTGGAGCGCTTCATCGACCTCAAGTGCGCCGTCTCCGGGATGCACCCGAGCGTCGCCGTCGTCGTGGTCACCATCAGGGCGCTCAAGGCCCACAGCGGACGCCACCGCCTCGTCAGCGGCAAGGACCTGCCCGAGGAGATGCTCCAGGAGAACGTCGATGACGTGCGCGACGGCGCCGCCAACCTGCTCAAGCACCTGCAGATCGTGCGGGGCTTCGGCATCACCCCGGTCGTGGCCGTCAACGCCTTCCCCACCGACCACAACGCCGAGATCGAGGAGGTGACGCGTATCGCCGGCGACGCCGGAGCCCGGGTCGCGGTCTGCCACCCCGTCACCAGGGGAGGCGAGGGCTGCCTCGACCTGGCCGGAGCCGTCGTCGAGGCCTGCCAGGAGGCGGGAGAGCCGGCCAGCAGCCGACCCGCCTACGAGCCGCAGGACGACCTGCGCACCAAGATCTCCAAGCTCGCCGACCTCTACGGCGCCGACGGCGTGGACTACACCCCCGCCGCGAGCAGACTGCTGGAGGCCTACGAGCAGGCAGGCTTCGGCCACCTGCCCGTCATCGTCGCCAAGACCCCGCTGTCCCTGTCCGCTGAACCTGGCCGCAAGGGCGTGCCCACCGGGTGGCGCCTGCCGGTGCGCGAGGTGCGCCTGGCCGCGGGGGCCGGCTACGTCTACGCGATCTGCGGCAGCCTGTCGACCATGCCGGGGCTGCCGAGCCGGCCCGCCGCCGAGCGCATCGACGTCGACCTCGACACCGGGCAGATCGTGGGGCTGCGTTGA
- a CDS encoding CapA family protein translates to MHSSTSLPSPSPGSACLTRRSRGPALLTAVVLTASVAMNGCSTSSDQAVPAQSPTPSASASVGGSQDVHFTVGYAGDVLMHMPVMESTPAGSGDITANIAAETPWVEGLDLALCGMEVPVAPDGVYSGYPAFGTSTEVVAALARSGWDGCATASNHAADRGESGVVATLDALDAHGMGHAGTYRSRQDASVPFALYELERGGRTVTVAQISTTMDLNGLEDPTGYSVALNDVGAITKAATSARAAGADLVVVQSQLGEEYETTPNDAQVSYAQALADSGQIDILFGAHPHVPQPAEKLSGGVEGKGMWVSYSAGNYISNQDEECCAPLSDVGQLVWADVTSHADGSVSVDKLNWHPFTMDLAGGYKIRDLAALHNGERSADLGLSTEEIDRRWNLLTSQVKDASTVSTTPPKATGPAPTIPSRDEVITRAGAHPGPQGTASASPSPR, encoded by the coding sequence ATGCACTCCTCCACCTCTCTACCATCACCTTCACCAGGCTCCGCATGTCTCACCCGCAGGTCACGAGGACCGGCCCTGCTGACCGCCGTCGTTCTCACCGCATCCGTCGCCATGAACGGTTGCTCGACGAGTTCCGATCAGGCTGTGCCGGCTCAATCGCCGACTCCGTCCGCCTCCGCCAGCGTCGGCGGCTCGCAGGACGTCCACTTCACCGTGGGTTACGCCGGGGACGTCCTCATGCACATGCCGGTAATGGAATCCACTCCGGCAGGCTCAGGGGATATCACCGCCAACATCGCCGCTGAGACCCCCTGGGTCGAGGGCCTGGATCTGGCCCTGTGCGGGATGGAGGTACCTGTCGCTCCGGACGGGGTCTACTCGGGCTACCCCGCCTTCGGCACCTCTACCGAGGTCGTGGCCGCCTTGGCGAGATCCGGATGGGACGGCTGCGCGACCGCCTCCAACCACGCTGCGGACCGGGGGGAGTCCGGCGTCGTGGCCACCTTGGACGCCCTGGACGCTCACGGGATGGGCCACGCAGGCACCTACCGGAGCCGACAGGACGCCTCGGTCCCCTTCGCGCTCTACGAGCTTGAGCGGGGTGGGCGCACCGTGACCGTCGCCCAGATCTCCACGACCATGGACCTCAACGGCCTGGAGGATCCCACCGGCTACTCGGTGGCACTCAACGACGTCGGCGCCATCACGAAGGCGGCAACGTCGGCCCGTGCGGCGGGCGCCGACCTCGTCGTCGTCCAATCCCAGCTCGGTGAAGAGTACGAGACCACGCCCAACGACGCGCAGGTCTCCTATGCCCAGGCCCTGGCAGACAGCGGGCAGATCGACATCCTCTTCGGCGCTCACCCTCATGTGCCTCAGCCCGCCGAGAAGCTCTCCGGAGGAGTCGAGGGCAAGGGGATGTGGGTGTCGTACTCGGCCGGCAACTACATCTCGAACCAGGATGAGGAGTGCTGCGCCCCGCTGTCCGACGTCGGTCAGCTGGTCTGGGCCGACGTCACCTCCCACGCCGACGGCTCAGTGAGCGTGGACAAGCTGAACTGGCACCCGTTCACCATGGATCTCGCCGGTGGCTACAAGATCCGGGACCTGGCGGCGCTTCACAACGGTGAACGCTCTGCCGACCTGGGCCTGAGCACGGAGGAGATCGACCGGCGCTGGAACCTGCTGACCTCTCAGGTCAAGGACGCCTCGACCGTGTCC
- a CDS encoding DUF3046 domain-containing protein — protein MKHSEFWSAVEAVFGPAYGRSLAQDLVLPGLGVTCVQALDDGVAPERVWGLLCEETERSDAERWIFRSDPRR, from the coding sequence GTGAAGCACTCGGAGTTCTGGAGCGCCGTCGAGGCGGTCTTCGGTCCGGCCTACGGCCGGTCCCTGGCTCAGGATCTGGTTCTTCCGGGGCTGGGGGTGACCTGCGTGCAGGCGCTCGACGACGGAGTGGCACCGGAGCGGGTCTGGGGTCTTCTGTGTGAGGAGACCGAGCGCTCGGATGCCGAGCGGTGGATCTTCCGCTCGGATCCGCGTCGCTGA
- a CDS encoding helix-turn-helix domain-containing protein, producing MNNTTHPRTTRPINNRMPMRQGPGAGYGVSVDTPKHENVVLRREIGEVLRGVRQHQGRTLREVSSQARVSLGYLSEVERGQKEASSELLASICQALDAPLSMVLREVSDRIALTEGVMIPDTVPDELVRQQGVALR from the coding sequence ATGAACAACACGACTCACCCCCGCACCACTCGCCCGATCAACAACCGGATGCCGATGCGCCAGGGACCCGGGGCAGGGTACGGTGTGTCCGTGGACACCCCGAAGCACGAGAATGTCGTCCTGCGCCGCGAGATCGGAGAAGTCCTGCGCGGCGTCCGACAGCACCAGGGACGCACGCTGCGCGAGGTCTCCTCGCAGGCCCGTGTCTCCCTGGGGTACCTCTCCGAGGTCGAGCGCGGTCAGAAGGAGGCCTCCTCCGAGCTGCTCGCCTCCATCTGCCAGGCGCTTGACGCCCCCCTGTCCATGGTGCTGCGTGAGGTCTCCGACCGCATCGCCCTGACCGAGGGCGTCATGATTCCGGACACGGTTCCCGATGAGCTCGTGCGTCAGCAGGGGGTCGCCCTGCGGTGA
- a CDS encoding glycine cleavage T C-terminal barrel domain-containing protein, producing MAVGRARYTMIVSPSGGVIDDLIVYHVGDEEYLVVPNAGNRERVAAELVARCAGFDCTVEDISLRTCLIAVQGPRAQEVLVGVVESGAAMPGALRPLEGSEEEDCGPDVLCGPTLLERLRFYAAVRATAAGHSVLLARTGYTGEDGFELFCGAEDAVDLWTVITSAAAALEPTVIDGEPVPALTPCGLAARDSLRLEAGMPLYGHELHEGMTPYDAGLGMVVRLNKGDFIGRDALAARAEQEGTEGTSVLVPLTAEGRRAARAGAPVLGDDGEVLGTVTSGLLSPTLGHPVALALLRPWSEDAPAWPVGTVLVADVRGRPLEVTVVDSPFYKRTR from the coding sequence GTGGCGGTGGGGCGCGCCCGCTACACGATGATCGTCTCGCCCTCCGGCGGGGTCATCGACGACCTCATCGTCTACCACGTGGGCGACGAGGAGTACCTCGTGGTGCCCAACGCCGGCAACCGCGAGCGCGTCGCCGCCGAGCTGGTCGCCCGTTGCGCGGGCTTCGACTGCACGGTCGAGGACATCTCTCTGCGCACCTGCCTCATCGCCGTCCAGGGGCCGCGGGCGCAGGAGGTGCTCGTCGGCGTCGTCGAGTCCGGTGCCGCCATGCCCGGCGCCCTCAGGCCCCTTGAGGGCTCGGAGGAGGAAGACTGCGGACCGGACGTGCTGTGCGGTCCCACGCTCTTGGAGCGCCTGCGCTTCTACGCTGCCGTCAGGGCGACGGCGGCGGGGCACTCGGTGCTGCTGGCCCGTACCGGCTACACGGGTGAGGACGGCTTCGAACTGTTCTGCGGCGCGGAGGACGCCGTGGACCTGTGGACGGTCATCACCAGTGCCGCGGCGGCCCTGGAGCCCACCGTCATCGACGGCGAGCCGGTGCCGGCGCTGACCCCCTGTGGGCTGGCGGCGCGCGACTCTCTGCGGCTGGAGGCCGGGATGCCCCTGTACGGGCACGAGCTCCACGAGGGGATGACGCCCTACGACGCCGGCCTGGGCATGGTGGTGCGGCTCAACAAGGGCGACTTCATCGGACGTGACGCCCTGGCCGCCCGGGCCGAGCAGGAGGGCACCGAGGGAACCTCGGTGCTGGTTCCCCTGACCGCTGAGGGTCGACGTGCGGCCCGGGCCGGTGCGCCGGTACTGGGCGACGACGGCGAGGTGCTCGGTACCGTGACCTCCGGCCTGCTGTCACCCACCCTGGGTCACCCCGTGGCCCTGGCGCTCCTGCGTCCCTGGAGTGAGGACGCCCCCGCCTGGCCCGTGGGCACGGTGCTCGTCGCCGACGTGCGCGGCAGGCCGCTGGAGGTCACGGTCGTCGACTCCCCCTTCTACAAGCGGACCCGATAA
- the gcvH gene encoding glycine cleavage system protein GcvH, whose protein sequence is MAQSVRAHLRYSIDHEWLEDGEPARVGITTVAADALGEVVFVDLPEVGAQVEAGEPCGELESTKSVSDLVSPVSGTVVAVNEAVVDEPGTINEDPYGAGWLFTVTVSAEGDLLSAQDYADKFDAVVDG, encoded by the coding sequence ATGGCTCAGAGCGTGCGCGCTCACCTGCGCTACAGCATCGACCACGAGTGGCTGGAGGACGGTGAGCCCGCACGCGTGGGCATCACTACCGTCGCCGCCGATGCTCTCGGTGAGGTCGTCTTCGTCGACCTGCCCGAGGTCGGCGCCCAGGTCGAGGCGGGCGAGCCCTGCGGCGAGCTCGAGTCGACCAAGTCCGTCTCGGACCTCGTCTCGCCCGTGAGCGGCACCGTCGTCGCCGTCAACGAGGCGGTCGTCGACGAGCCGGGCACCATCAACGAGGACCCCTACGGTGCCGGCTGGCTGTTCACGGTGACGGTCAGCGCTGAGGGAGATCTGCTCAGCGCCCAGGACTACGCAGACAAGTTCGACGCCGTCGTCGACGGCTGA
- a CDS encoding regulatory protein RecX translates to MPWLIPDAHAQAVEAAREIVLRRLDRSAAPRAALAELLERKEVDSRVASEVLDRLEAAGVIDDTAYAARLARTRFAEKGAARRAIAEELRRKGLGESDVAQALDQISAEDEDSTALALARKKLSATGHLPWEVRRRRTAAVLGRKGYSRDVTMRAIAAAHAEELE, encoded by the coding sequence ATGCCCTGGCTCATCCCTGACGCCCATGCGCAAGCGGTCGAGGCGGCGCGGGAGATCGTCCTGCGCCGCCTGGACCGCAGCGCGGCTCCTCGCGCCGCCCTGGCCGAGCTCCTCGAGCGCAAGGAGGTGGACTCCCGTGTAGCCTCCGAGGTCCTTGACCGTCTGGAGGCCGCCGGAGTCATTGACGACACCGCCTACGCGGCCCGCCTCGCGCGCACCCGCTTCGCGGAGAAGGGGGCGGCCAGGCGGGCCATCGCCGAGGAACTGCGGCGCAAGGGACTGGGTGAGTCGGATGTCGCTCAGGCCCTGGATCAGATCAGCGCCGAGGATGAGGACTCAACGGCGCTGGCGCTGGCTCGCAAGAAGCTCTCCGCCACCGGCCACCTGCCCTGGGAGGTGCGCCGGCGTCGCACCGCGGCCGTGCTGGGGCGCAAGGGCTACAGCCGGGACGTGACCATGCGGGCCATCGCTGCGGCTCACGCTGAGGAATTGGAATGA
- the recA gene encoding recombinase RecA, whose amino-acid sequence MPAASQTQDRSKALATALAQIDKSFGKGSVMRLGDESRPPVSVIPTGSVALDVALGVGGLPRGRIVEVYGPESSGKTTVALHAVASAQRAGGNAAFIDAEHALDPVYAKALGVDIDNLLVSQPDTGEQALEITDMLVRSGGLDIIVIDSVAALVPKAEIEGEMGDSHVGLQARLMSQALRKITGALSSTGTTAIFINQLREKIGVFFGNPETTTGGKALKFYASVRLDVRRIGGLKDGDQPVGNRTRVKVVKNKMAPPFKQAEFDILYGQGISREGSLLDLGVDNGVVRKSGAWFTYGEDQLGQGKENARNFLKDNPQLAAEIEEKILAALGIGEPGRKAREAEELAAAEAAVAAAAVPVESADTAATSAVKSARGRGKKTAATAKTSKSVKTPKEASSDEPDTIFGEEAGGF is encoded by the coding sequence ATGCCTGCTGCCAGCCAGACCCAGGACCGTTCCAAGGCCCTGGCCACAGCCCTCGCCCAGATCGACAAGAGCTTCGGTAAGGGATCCGTCATGCGCCTGGGGGACGAGTCCCGTCCTCCGGTTTCCGTCATCCCGACCGGGTCAGTCGCCCTCGATGTGGCTCTGGGAGTCGGAGGACTCCCGAGGGGACGCATCGTCGAGGTCTACGGGCCGGAGTCCTCCGGAAAGACCACCGTCGCCCTGCACGCCGTGGCCAGCGCGCAGAGGGCCGGCGGGAACGCGGCCTTCATCGACGCCGAGCACGCCCTCGACCCGGTCTACGCCAAGGCCCTGGGCGTCGACATTGACAACCTCCTGGTCTCACAGCCGGACACCGGGGAGCAGGCCCTGGAGATCACCGACATGCTGGTGCGCTCAGGAGGCCTGGACATCATCGTCATCGACTCCGTGGCGGCTCTGGTCCCCAAGGCTGAGATCGAGGGGGAGATGGGGGACTCCCACGTCGGTCTCCAGGCCCGCCTCATGAGCCAGGCGCTGCGCAAGATCACCGGTGCGCTGTCCTCCACCGGCACCACCGCCATCTTCATCAACCAGCTGCGCGAGAAGATCGGTGTGTTCTTCGGCAACCCCGAGACCACCACCGGTGGAAAGGCCCTGAAGTTCTACGCCTCCGTGCGCCTGGACGTGCGCCGCATCGGCGGCCTCAAGGACGGGGACCAGCCCGTGGGCAACCGCACCCGGGTCAAGGTCGTCAAGAACAAGATGGCGCCGCCTTTCAAGCAGGCCGAGTTCGACATCCTCTACGGCCAGGGCATCTCCCGCGAGGGCAGCCTGCTGGACCTGGGAGTGGACAACGGCGTGGTGCGCAAGTCGGGGGCCTGGTTCACCTACGGGGAGGACCAGCTCGGTCAGGGCAAGGAGAATGCCCGCAACTTCCTCAAGGACAACCCGCAGCTGGCTGCCGAGATCGAGGAGAAGATCCTCGCTGCCCTGGGCATTGGTGAGCCCGGCCGCAAGGCCCGGGAGGCTGAGGAGCTCGCCGCTGCCGAGGCCGCCGTGGCCGCGGCAGCCGTCCCGGTGGAGAGCGCTGACACCGCCGCCACGAGCGCGGTCAAGAGCGCCCGAGGGCGCGGGAAGAAGACCGCCGCCACTGCGAAGACCTCCAAGAGTGTCAAGACTCCCAAGGAGGCGTCGTCGGATGAGCCGGACACCATCTTCGGTGAGGAGGCCGGCGGGTTCTGA
- a CDS encoding CinA family protein: MIVDAQGAQDRIRVATALLQAAADHGVTLAIAESLTGGQVSSSLVEVPGASRVLVGTVVAYATRIKAQLLGVDAAHLERTGPVDRDVALQMADGVRRLLGADVGLATTGVAGPGPADGHPAGTVHVAVVAPWGQRHRELHLGGDRSQIRCATVMEVCELAIGFLQKDECGPQP, from the coding sequence GTGATCGTGGATGCGCAGGGCGCCCAGGACCGTATCCGCGTGGCGACGGCTCTGCTGCAGGCCGCTGCGGACCACGGAGTGACTCTGGCGATCGCCGAGTCGCTGACGGGCGGGCAGGTCTCCTCCAGTCTGGTGGAGGTCCCCGGTGCCTCCCGTGTGCTCGTGGGAACGGTCGTGGCCTATGCCACCCGGATCAAGGCGCAGCTCCTCGGGGTCGATGCTGCGCACCTGGAGCGGACCGGGCCGGTGGACCGTGATGTCGCCCTACAGATGGCGGATGGAGTACGCCGGCTCCTCGGGGCCGATGTGGGGTTGGCCACCACAGGGGTGGCCGGGCCGGGGCCGGCAGACGGTCATCCGGCGGGAACGGTCCATGTCGCCGTCGTCGCTCCTTGGGGACAGAGGCACCGCGAGCTGCACCTGGGCGGTGATCGCTCGCAGATCCGATGCGCCACCGTGATGGAGGTGTGTGAGCTGGCCATCGGCTTCCTACAGAAGGACGAGTGTGGGCCGCAGCCCTGA